The genome window TACCGCGATGATCGCGATGGCGAGCAAAAGCGCAGGCAGCGCGAGCAGGATGTCCATCACCTGCATGATGTAGATTTCGAGTCGACGGTAGTATCCCGCGATGATTCCCAAAGTCACCCCAATCGCAGATGCGATCGTGACCGTGATCAAGCCTGTCAGTAGCGAGATCCTGCCTCCATGCAGCAGGCGGGAAAAAATATCGCGGCCAAAATCATCCGTCCCCAGCAGGTGCTTGGCCCCAGGTCCCATCATCCGGTCCTTGAAGTTCATCTGATCGATCGGATACGGCGCGATCCATGGTGCCAAGACGCAGCCGACGGTAAATATCAAGAGAATCACGGCGCCTGCCATCGCGGTCTTGTTTCGAAGCAGCCGTTTGATCACCTGTGACCAGTAGGACGGCGATGGAGCAATCTGAGGTTCCACTGCTCGCACGGGAGGGTGCGTCTCATGCCCTACTTCTAGTTGGCTCAAGTTTCCACTCACGTTCCTCACTCCTTCCTACTCGTATTTAATCCGTGGATCAAACCAGCTGTACAGCAGGTCGACGATCAGGTTGGTGATGGCAAACAGAAAAGCGATAAAGAAAACAAGTCCCTGGATCGTAGGCAGATCCCGTTTGCCG of Brevibacillus choshinensis contains these proteins:
- a CDS encoding ABC transporter permease, translating into MRAVEPQIAPSPSYWSQVIKRLLRNKTAMAGAVILLIFTVGCVLAPWIAPYPIDQMNFKDRMMGPGAKHLLGTDDFGRDIFSRLLHGGRISLLTGLITVTIASAIGVTLGIIAGYYRRLEIYIMQVMDILLALPALLLAIAIIAVLGPGLTNAMIAIVIAVIPSYVRIVRASVLSIREKEYIEAVRALGISDAVILAKHILPNILSPIIVLMTVQFGSSILAAAALSFLGLGAQPPVPEWGAMVYVGKAFLGQAWWMSIFPGMAIMLVVLGFNLLGDGLRDALDPK